A single genomic interval of Malania oleifera isolate guangnan ecotype guangnan chromosome 13, ASM2987363v1, whole genome shotgun sequence harbors:
- the LOC131145732 gene encoding uncharacterized protein LOC131145732 has product MAEQLESRVLGIEQRQVELSNQLKKILDLLLNKGKTVQDQDHEEENDPIHPPGFTPIHGQSSGPPPFTSEKPPHGTPPFIPVVTGMGMPSSEIVGVGTSKTATKYHCDELEERLRAIEGTRTDSTARPSDYCLVPDVILPPKFKMPDFKKFDKTTCPQTHLRMYCQSMAAYTDNEKLMMYCFRSSLTGTAARWYIQQNNAQIHTWSDLADAFEAQYRHILEMAPDRMSLSKIEKKPTDTFREYAHRWRDAATQVDPPVGDREAISMFIGTLKDPYCSHLVGSTPHNFMDIVAAGARVEVDVKAGRIKTGTTDNGLSKKWVKGKKEEETQMMQGSIRSLRQKSRSQQPRGNFYMEPVVNQILYMGPRPQFETPRLRPTPTNNQVRERDALRNARRIDPIPMPYADLFPQLCERGMVTTIPAIPVTDPPPRWFDPNAHCAYHANSSDHSIDQCWAFKYKVQSFKNAGWLAFDDKPTDIQGNPLPNHEGD; this is encoded by the coding sequence ATGGCAGAACAATTGGAAAGCCGTGTTCTGGGGATCGAGCAGAGGCAGGTAGAGCTAAGCAATCAACTGAAGAAGATATTAGACCTACTGCTGAACAAAGGGAAGACAGTCCAAGATCAGGatcatgaagaagaaaatgacccTATCCACCCGCCTGGTTTTACGCCAATTCATGGGCAATCTTCTGGTCCGCCCCCATTCACCTCGGAGAAACCGCCGCATGGCACGCCACCTTTTATCCCTGTAGTGACAGGAATGGGGATGCCCTCATCAGAAATTGTGGGTGTAGGGACAAGCAAGACCGCGACGAAATACCATTGTGATGAGCTGGAAGAGCGGCTACGGGCCATAGAGGGGACTCGGACCGATAGTACCGCCAGACCCTCAGATTACTGCCTAGTGCCTGATGTAATCCTTCCTCCAAAGTTTAAGATGCCAGACTTCAAGAAGTTTGACAAGACCACATGCCCTCAGACCCACCTCCGGATGTATTGTCAGTCGATGGCCGCCTATACCGATAATGAGAAGTTGATGATGTATTGCTTCCGAAGCAGTCTTACCGGGACAGCGGCTAGATGGTATATCCAGCAGAACAATGCCCAGATCCATACGTGGAGTGACTTGGCCGATGCCTTCGAAGCGCAATATCGTCATATCTTGGAAATGGCTCCGGACAGGATGTCTCTTTCTAAAATAGAGAAAAAGCCAACAGATACTTTCAGGGAGTATGCACACCGTTGGAGAGACGCAGCCACTCAAGTGGACCCTCCGGTCGGCGACCGTGAGGCAATATCGATGTTCATAGGGACGTTAAAAGATCCCTACTGTTCACACCTGGTAGGGTCCACCCCTCataacttcatggacattgtggcGGCAGGGGCCAGAGTGGAAGTCGACGTCAAAGCTGGACGGATAAAGACTGGCACTACCGATAACGGCCTAAGTAAGAAGTGGGTCAAAggtaaaaaggaagaagagacccAAATGATGCAGGGGTCTATCAGAAGCCTAAGGCAGAAAAGCCGAAGTCAACAACCTAGGGGAAATTTCTACATGGAACCAGTAGTAAACCAAATACTATATATGGGCCCGAGGCCCCAGTTTGAAACCCCTCGACTAAGACCAACACCAACAAACAATCAAGTTCGAGAAAGGGATGCACTGAGGAATGCTAGAAGGATTGACCCAATCCCAATGCCCTATGCCGACTTGTTTCCTCAACTGTGTGAGAGAGGAATGGTGACGACCATACCAGCCATTCCCGTCACCGATCCCCCACCACGATGGTTTGATCCCAATGCCCACTGTGCATACCACGCAAACTCTTCTGACCACTCCATTGACCAGTGCTGGGCTTTCAAATATAAAGTTCAGTCATTCAAGAATGCAGGGTGGCTGGCCTTTGATGACAAGCCGACGGACATTCAGGGAAACCCTTTACCCAATCATGAGGGAGACTAG